Part of the Gimesia chilikensis genome, CAGCCTGATCCAGGAGGGCATTCTGCTCTCCACGGCTGCCAGTCTGATTGCAGCTTTGATCGCGGTATTACTGATTAACGGGGTTGCCGTCCGTTTTACAATGGGCGCATTCTCGCTGCAGATCGATACGGTCTCACTATTGATCGGTTCGGGAGTTGGAATTCTGCTGGGCCTGCTGGGTGCGATCCCACCGGCCCTGCGGGCACTGCGACTGCCGATCGTCGATGGTCTCAAATCTGTTTAGTAATGCTTTTAACCTGTTGAATACTCATTTTTAAAGGATTGAATTCAATGAAACGTTTGATGTTATCCAGCCTGTTCCTCTCCGCCGTCTGTCTTACTGCAGTGGGCTGTGGCCAGTCTTCTACCGAACCAAATGCATCTGCTGATGCGAACTCCGCAGCCGAGTCTGCGACAAAACCGACGGCCGCTGCCTCGGAAATCATTCTGACCAGTGAGCCAGCAGGCGCGAAAGAAGTGATTGCAGCTCGCGAGTCATCTAAGGATGAAGAAGAGGTTATCGTGGTAGGACGGATTGGCGGAAGTGAAAATCCCTGGATTGACGGCCGGGCCGCGTTTTCCATCGTAGATAATTCACTAAAGGCCTGCAGTGATATTCCCGGCGATGGCTGTGAGAAACCCTGGGACTACTGTTGTGAAACCGACAAGCTACCCGGTGCGACCGCCCTGGTCAAAGTCGTCGATGCAGACGGCACGCTGATCAAGGAAGATGCCCGCAAGCTGTTGAATCTGAAAGAACTGCAGACGGTTGTCGTCAAAGGGAAAGCCAAACGTGACGACTCCGGTAATCTGACCGTCTTCGCTAACCAGGTTTTTGTACGGAAGTAAATCATGTCTCAGGTTGATTTATCCCAACTGGCCCTGGATCGCAGTGCTCCCTCTCAATTGCGGGGGCACACGCGATTCCGGTTAATCACGCGTTATCTGCTGCCCGGCACCCTGCTGATCGGATTTGCCGCGCTGATTGCCTATGCCTCGCGAGATTTGATCTTTCCTCCTCAACCGATCACGGTGATGCCGGTGATCGTCTCGCAGGCCCAGGTCCGCAGCGCCGGCACGCCACTGTTCCAGGCGGCTGGCTGGGTGGAACCGCGGCCGACCCCCATTCGTGTCGCTGCACTGGCTCCCGGTGTGGTGGAAGAGTTACTGGTTGTCGAGGATCAGAAAGTCAAACAGGGAGAACCGATCGCGCGGCTGGTAAAAGTAGACGCCGAGCTGGCCTTGAAGAACACGATTGCCACCGAAAAGCTGCGAGAAGCAGAACTGCAGCAGGCCCGCGCCACGTTGAAAGCGGCTGAGGTGCGTCTGTCACAGCCCGTGCATCTGGAAGCGGTACTCAGTTCAGCGCAGGCGGAACTGGCTAAGATTCAGACCCAGCTAAAGAATCTGCCTTTCATGACCCGTAGAGCCAAAGCAGATCTGGAATTCGCGCGGCTGGATTTTGAGCGCAAGAAATCAGCCCGCGGCGCAGTCACACAGCGAAGTATTGACGAATCGAAAACCGAGGTTGAGTCGACGACTGCGGCGTATGAAGAGTTAATGGGCCGTAAGGAGTCTCTGGTCTCAGAACAGAAGGCCCTGCAGGCGCGGTGCCAGGCACTACAGACTGAGTTGAAACTGTTGACAGCGGAACAGAAAGCCCGGGATGAAGCCCAGGCGCAGGTGGCTGCAGCAGCCGCACGTCTGGAACAGTCCCAGGTGGCCGTCGACCAGGCGCGACTTGCTTTGGAGCGAATGACGATCCGCGCCCCAGTCGCGGGACGCGTGTATCAGCTTGTAGCGCATCCGGGGTCCAGTGTCGGAAACATGCTGACCCAGATGACGAAATTCGATGGCAGTACGGTCGTCACTATGTATCGTCCGGAATGGCTGCAGATTCGTGTCGATGTGCGTTTTGAAGACATTCCCAAGGTTGCGTTGAATCAACCGGTTCAGATCGACAACCCGGCACTCAGCGAACCAGTGCGTGGTAGCGTCCTGTTTATCAGTTCGGAAGCGGATATTCAGAAAAATACGCTGCAGGTCAAAGTCAAAATTGATGAACCGACGCCGCTGCTCAAGCCGGAGATGCTGGTGGATGTGACCTTCCTCGCTCCGGAACATGAGCAGACAGAGAAAGACCAGGACCGGGAATCCCGAATTTACGTCCCCCGGAACATGGTACAACAGAACGCCGCCGGTCAGTCCTGTGTCTGGATTGCAGATCAAAGTCGCCAGATCGCACGCCAGCAGGTCATTGAAACCAGCCCGCATGCAAATGGCCCTCTACTGGAGGTCACACAGGGGCTGAATGTATCGAGTCGACTGATTGCCTCCCCGACATCGGATTTGCAGCCACACGAGCGAATTACTATCACCGGCGAAACCAATCATGAAGGAAACTGAAAATGCCACTGGTTGATATCCACAATCTGACCAAACAGTATCACAAGGGGGGCGAGACCATCACCCCGCTGGACCAGGTCTCGCTCAACATTGAACAGGGTGAATTCCTTTCACTGATGGGATCGAGCGGCACCGGGAAATCGACGCTGCTGAACCTGATTGCCAGCATCGATCGCCCCGACTCGGGTACGATTAGCGTGGATGGTGTTGAGATTACGTCATTATCGCGAAGCCGTCTGGCTCACTGGAGAGCCGCCCACCTGGGTTACATTTTCCAGACGCATAACCTGGTTCCCGTTTTGACCGCTTACGAAAATGTCGAACTCCCGCTGCTGCTGCTCCCGCTCTCGCGGAACGAGCGACGCAAACGGGTGGAAGTTGCACTGGAAGCCGTCGACCTGCTGGACCGGTCCGATCATTATCCGCGACAGATGTCAGGTGGGCAGGAACAGCGGGTCGGGATTGCCCGGGCGATCGTCAAGCATCCCCTGATTGTCGTAGCTGACGAACCAACGGGGGACCTGGATCCCGAGTCCTCAGAGCAGATTCTGAATCTGCTCAAACGTCTGAACCGGGAACTGGATATCACCATGCTGATGGTTACTCACGATGCGGAAGCAGCGACCATCGCGGACCGACAGTTCTATCTGGATCATGGCAAACTGGTACAGCGAAACAACGAGACAGAGACGGCGCTGGCCGGATCAGCCGTGAGTATCGAGGAGACCCCATGAAACTATTGGGCTATATCGTGAAATCATTGTGGGGGCATCGTTCCCGGACCATGCTGACGGTGGCTGGCTCCGCGGTGGCTCTGTTCGTGTTCTGCTTCATCCAGTCCATCCAGGAAGGCATGCGCGATCTCAGATCACGGCAGGAAGCAAATGGCTCATTGATCGTATTCCAGGCCAATAAATTCTGCCCCGCCACGAGTCACCTGCCACAGGATTATGATCAGCAGATTCGTAAATTTAACGGAGTCAAAGACGTCATTCCGATTCAGGTCTTTACCAACAACTGTCGGGCCAGTCTGGACGTGGTCGTTTTTTATGGCGTTCCCCCGCACAAACTGCGCACCGCACGGGACTTTGAATTCATCCAGGGAGACTGGAACGAGTTCGAGTCACACCAGGATGCCGCAATCGTGGGTCAGGCGGTCGCGGCGCGACGGGGAATTGAAGTGGGAGATAAATTTTCTATCGGCGATCTCTCCGTAAATGTGGCAGGCATCTATCGCTCGGACAACCCGGCTGAAGAGAATTACATCTACAGTCACCTGGAATTCCTGCAGCGGCGACAGGGCGCGAACCTGGTGGGGACCGTGACACAACTGGAAGTGCTCCTGCAACCAGACGCGGATCTGGAAGCGGTCAGTACCCGCATCGATGACCTCTACCGGGCCGGGCCTGTGGAAACCAACACCCGCTCCAAAGGGGTATTTCAGGCGAAGAGCCTGGGGGATCTGTCACAGTTAATCGAGATGGCACACTACCTGGGACTGGCTTGTGTAGGACTGGTGCTAGCACTGGTGGCAACGACAACGCTGATGTCGGTCGAAGATCGGATCCAAGAACATGCGGTACTGCGGACACTCGGTTTTTCGGGCAGTAAGGTCTTCGGCGTGGTGCTGGCGGAAAGTACGCTTTTGAGTTTGGCAGGCGGGATTCTGGGAGTCGGGATCGCTTTGATCACTCTCAAACTCAGCAGCCTTTCGGTGGGAGCGGAGGCAGTGACCGTCGCGTTCATTCCCTCATTTCGGCTGGCGGGCATCGGCCTGCTGCTCGCACTGGTCACGGGAATGGGCGCGGGGGTTGTCCCGGCCTGGTATGCTTCAAGAACCGAGATTGTTCCGGCCCTGCGAAGCGTTTAACCTGCCTGTTCTCTGAACGTATCAGGTGAGCCCCGGAATGGGTTCGCCTTCGTAGATGTAGTGCGGACGGTCGACATCGTCCTGCCAGAAAGCGGTCTGGGGCAGCCCCAGTGCCTTGTAGATGGTCGCTGCGAAGTTTTCCGGTTTCTGCGGCTGATCGATGGGGAAACCTCCAATCTTATCGGTCTTTCCGACAACGCGGCCCCCTTTGACTCCCCCTCCGGCCAGCAGAATAGACTGGGTCGCCCCCCAGTGATCCCGGCCCGGATTGGCATAGACTTTGGCCAGTTGAGAAATCTTAGGGGTGCGACCGAATTCACTGCACATGACAACCAGGGTGTCTTTAAGCTGTCCACTTTCGTGCAGATCATCCAGCAGTGCGGAAACGGCACGGTCGGTGGGAGGCAGAAGTTTATCCTTGAGATGCGGGAAGATATTTCCGTGCGTATCCCAGGATTCGTTATTCCCCAGATTGACCTGCACCAGATTCACGCCCGTCTCGACCAGGCGTCGCGCCATGAGTAGAGACCAGCCAAACGAGTTTTTGCCGTAACGTTCCTGAATCTTATCGTCTGCACTGGTGACATCCATCGCATAATGCACTTTGTCATCGTTCAACAGAGAGATCGCTGCGGTGCGGTAACGGTCGAAACTTTCGACCTGCCCTGCATTGTCCAGCATCTGCCGCTGAGCGCCGAGTTCCTTCAGCAGTTGAATGCGATTACTCATCCGGCTGTGCGTCATCCCCTGCGAGAGTTTGAGGTGCGGAGTTTTGAAGACCCGCTTGTCTGTTCCGCCTCGCTGCTGATGGTCGAATGCGTAATCGGGAAAAGCGCCGTAGGACTGCGCGTGGAACGGAGAAGCTTCGATGATCCAGGGATCACGATTGGACCCCATGCGGCCGGCGAACTGACCGGGAATAACGCGACCGGTACGATGAACAATTTTATCCGGCAGGACGATGGCCGGGGGCAGATTGGTTCGCGAACGGAGTACATCGCCGGCGATGGCGGCAATCGAAGGATGATCGGTAGTCATGGGACGCCCGGGATTGAATCCGGTGGGGATATCCGAACGTCCGGTGAGCATGATATGGTGCCCCATCGAATGTTCGTTCGTCCCATGCGACAACGTACGACAGACGGACCAGAGGTGACTGCGCTGGGCGAGCATCGGCAGATGTTCTGAAATCTGCACGCCCGGTGTGCGGGTCGCGATTGGATCGAACTCACCGCGGATCTCCGCGCTGGCATTCGGCTTCATATCAAAGCTCTCGTGCTGTGAGAGACCGCCGGAGAGGAAGATGAAGATACAGGACTTCGCAGTACTGTGTTTCGTTCCGCCGGCTGCTTGTGCCCGGAGTGCATCCAGGTGATTGATTCCCATCCCCAGCAGACTCACCGAACCGACTTCGAGTGCGGTCCGACGAGAGATCAGAGGATGGCGGGTGGGACTGTGGGCAGGCATGGTAACTCTCCTGAATCCAAGAGATTGACTCGACAAGCGCAAGCTGATATTCCGGTGTACCTTATATCACATCAATATAATTCAATGTAACAGGCAGTTAAAGTCCAATTGCAACAAAATCATCAACGTTTGTATTTATGTTTTCGTATCCTGGAGCACCATCTCTGAGGTCAAAAAATTTTCGTCCCTGAATACCAGCAGATTCGGCTGATGGACGATGAATAAACCGAACTTGCCTCAAATTTTGATTGACGATCGACGATAAGCCTTATATGCTTTGCCCGTGTTGATTCCCTCCCCATTCACTTGGTGGTGGCCGCGTGTGACTCGCTGAAGGAAGTCACTTTTAAGAATCATTGCGTTTTTCTTCTTCAAGACCTGTATAGGAATCCGGGTCTGATTCTCAAGGATGATTGTGGGCTCTTTCTGCGCCCTCAGCTGCGCATGTGATGCGCAAGGAGAAATCAATGAACCAGTATCTCACCGATCGTGAGCAGAATA contains:
- a CDS encoding HlyD family secretion protein is translated as MSQVDLSQLALDRSAPSQLRGHTRFRLITRYLLPGTLLIGFAALIAYASRDLIFPPQPITVMPVIVSQAQVRSAGTPLFQAAGWVEPRPTPIRVAALAPGVVEELLVVEDQKVKQGEPIARLVKVDAELALKNTIATEKLREAELQQARATLKAAEVRLSQPVHLEAVLSSAQAELAKIQTQLKNLPFMTRRAKADLEFARLDFERKKSARGAVTQRSIDESKTEVESTTAAYEELMGRKESLVSEQKALQARCQALQTELKLLTAEQKARDEAQAQVAAAAARLEQSQVAVDQARLALERMTIRAPVAGRVYQLVAHPGSSVGNMLTQMTKFDGSTVVTMYRPEWLQIRVDVRFEDIPKVALNQPVQIDNPALSEPVRGSVLFISSEADIQKNTLQVKVKIDEPTPLLKPEMLVDVTFLAPEHEQTEKDQDRESRIYVPRNMVQQNAAGQSCVWIADQSRQIARQQVIETSPHANGPLLEVTQGLNVSSRLIASPTSDLQPHERITITGETNHEGN
- a CDS encoding ABC transporter ATP-binding protein is translated as MPLVDIHNLTKQYHKGGETITPLDQVSLNIEQGEFLSLMGSSGTGKSTLLNLIASIDRPDSGTISVDGVEITSLSRSRLAHWRAAHLGYIFQTHNLVPVLTAYENVELPLLLLPLSRNERRKRVEVALEAVDLLDRSDHYPRQMSGGQEQRVGIARAIVKHPLIVVADEPTGDLDPESSEQILNLLKRLNRELDITMLMVTHDAEAATIADRQFYLDHGKLVQRNNETETALAGSAVSIEETP
- a CDS encoding ABC transporter permease, producing MKLLGYIVKSLWGHRSRTMLTVAGSAVALFVFCFIQSIQEGMRDLRSRQEANGSLIVFQANKFCPATSHLPQDYDQQIRKFNGVKDVIPIQVFTNNCRASLDVVVFYGVPPHKLRTARDFEFIQGDWNEFESHQDAAIVGQAVAARRGIEVGDKFSIGDLSVNVAGIYRSDNPAEENYIYSHLEFLQRRQGANLVGTVTQLEVLLQPDADLEAVSTRIDDLYRAGPVETNTRSKGVFQAKSLGDLSQLIEMAHYLGLACVGLVLALVATTTLMSVEDRIQEHAVLRTLGFSGSKVFGVVLAESTLLSLAGGILGVGIALITLKLSSLSVGAEAVTVAFIPSFRLAGIGLLLALVTGMGAGVVPAWYASRTEIVPALRSV
- a CDS encoding DUF1501 domain-containing protein → MPAHSPTRHPLISRRTALEVGSVSLLGMGINHLDALRAQAAGGTKHSTAKSCIFIFLSGGLSQHESFDMKPNASAEIRGEFDPIATRTPGVQISEHLPMLAQRSHLWSVCRTLSHGTNEHSMGHHIMLTGRSDIPTGFNPGRPMTTDHPSIAAIAGDVLRSRTNLPPAIVLPDKIVHRTGRVIPGQFAGRMGSNRDPWIIEASPFHAQSYGAFPDYAFDHQQRGGTDKRVFKTPHLKLSQGMTHSRMSNRIQLLKELGAQRQMLDNAGQVESFDRYRTAAISLLNDDKVHYAMDVTSADDKIQERYGKNSFGWSLLMARRLVETGVNLVQVNLGNNESWDTHGNIFPHLKDKLLPPTDRAVSALLDDLHESGQLKDTLVVMCSEFGRTPKISQLAKVYANPGRDHWGATQSILLAGGGVKGGRVVGKTDKIGGFPIDQPQKPENFAATIYKALGLPQTAFWQDDVDRPHYIYEGEPIPGLT